ACGACGTCGCATTTTTCGTCGCCAAGCATCTGCGCTCGAACGTGCGCGAACTGGAAGGCGCCTTGCGCAAGATCCTTGCCTATTCCCGGTTTCATGGCAAGGACATCACGATTGATGTTGTCAAGGATGCATTGAAAGATTTGCTTTCGGTACAAAATAGACAGATATCGGTGGAAAATATCCAGAAGACGGTCGCGGATTTTTTCAACATCAAGGTGGCGGACATGTACTCGAAAAAGCGTCCGGCCAATATTGCGCGTCCGCGTCAGATCGCGATGTATCTTGCCAAGGAATTGACGCAAAAGAGCTTGCCGGAAATCGGCGACCTGTTCGGCGGGCGCGACCACACGACCGTGCTGCATGCGGTGCGCAAGATCGCGGCCGACCGCAGCAAGAACCCGGAAGTGAACCATGAGTTGCATGTCCTCGAACAGACCTTGAAAGGGTGATGCCCGTGCCTGCCAGTCTGTGGATAACTTCCTGGCAGGAATACGCGAAAAGAGGCAATTGCAGGATGTAATTTGTTTTTTTGAGACAAGGGCTTTCTGTCAAAATAGAAGCCGATTTTGGCATTTGCATAACACGCAGCAATCAGGTTTTTTGGCTTCACCAGAGCATCCGTTTCAACTATCACTACAAGGATAAAAGCATGCAATTGGTTAAAACCCAACGAGACACGCTTCTCCGGCCACTGCAGATCGTGAGCGGTATTGTCGAGCGTCGGCACACCTTGCCGATTCTGGCCAATATCCTCATTCGCAAGGAAGGCGAAAAAGTGTCGTTCCTGTCGACCGACATCGAAGTGCAGATCACGACCAACGCCGAAGTCGGCAGCGGCGGCGAAGTGGCGGCGACCACGGTGGCCGCGCGCAAGCTGCTCGATATCCTGCGCGCACTGCCCGATACCGGCGACGTTTCGCTGTCGCTGGTCAACAAGCGGATGACGGTCCAGTCCGGCAAATCGCGTTTTGCCTTGCAGACGCTGGCCGCGGAAGAATTCCCGACCGTCGCGCAGGCCGAGCATTTCAACGCCAGGGTCACGCTGCCGCAAAAGACGCTGAAGCACCTGTTCAACATGGTGCATTTCGCGATGGCGCAGCAGGATATCCGTTACTACCTGAACGGTCTGCTGCTGGTGGTCGATGGCAAGAACGTGATCGCGGTGGCGACCGACGGTCATCGCCTCGCATTCTGTCAGGTGGAAACCGATCAGGATTTCCCGCGCCAGGAAGTGATCATTCCGCGCAAGACGATTCTGGAATTGCAGCGCCTGCTGGAGGAAAACGATCAGCCGGTGCAACTCGAGATCGCCAACAATCAGGTCAAGCTGAGCTTCGCCGATATCGAACTGATTTCGAAGCTGGTCGAAGGCAAGTTCCCCGACTACACACGCGTGATTCCGAAGGGTTACAAGAACGGTTTCACGATTGACCGCCTGCAGTTGCTGCATTCGCTGCAGCGCGCAGCGATCATGACTAGCGACAAGTTCAAGGGTGTGCGTTGGATCATCAGCCCCGGCAGCCTGAAGATCAGCTCCACCAATGCCGATCAGGAAGAAGCAGTCGAGGAACTCGAAGTCGATTATGGCGGCGACAGCGTCGATATCGGCTTCAACGTCACCTACCTGCTCGACGTGTTGAACAACCTCAAGGGCGACAACATCAACATCGCGCTGGGCGACGCCAATTCGTCGGCGTTGATCACGGTGCCCGACAACGCCGACTTCAAGTACGTCGTGATGCCGATGCGCATTTGACGCGTTTTACTGAGGCAGCAACACAAATTGACAAGGGGGCGGCGGGAATAGACGCGCGCCCCTTTGCCACATTTTAGAAATATTGATTCTTTAGCAGTACCGTTCTTTCAGAAGGCAGCCATGTCCGCGATCCCTCAAGAAAACACCACTTCCGCACAGCAAAGCCAGTACGGCGCATCCTCGATCCAGATCCTCGAAGGGCTGGAAGCGGTGCGCAAGCGGCCCGGCATGTACATCGGTGACACCTCGGACGGGACGGGCCTGCATCACCTTGTATTCGAAGTGCTGGACAACTCGATCGACGAGGCGCTGGCCGGCTATTGCAGCGAGATCCATGTCACGATTCATGCGGACAATTCGATCTCGATCACCGACAACGGCCGCGGCATCCCGACCGGCATCAAATGGGACGACAAGCACGAGCCCAAGCGCAGCGCGGCCGAAATCGTGATGACCGAGCTGCATGCCGGCGGCAAGTTCGACCAGAACTCGTACAAGGTTTCCGGCGGCCTGCACGGCGTCGGCGTGTCCTGCGTCAATGCGCTCTCGAAGCTGCTGAAGCTCACCATTCGTCGCGATGGCAAGGTGCACGCGATGGAATTCGCCAAGGGCGTGGTGCAGAACCGCGAACTCGAAACGCAGGATGGCGTTGCTGTCTCGCCGATCAAGGTCAGCGGCGAGACCGACAAGCGCGGCACCGAAGTGCATTTCTGGGCCGACGAGGAAATCTTCACGCATGTCGAATTCCACTACGACATCCTCGCCAAGCGTATCCGCGAACTGTCCTTCTTGAACAACGGCGTGCACATCAAGCTCACCGACCAGCGCACTGGGAAGGAAGAGGATTTCGCGTTCGAAGGCGGCACCCGCGGCTTCGTCGAGTACATCAACAAGGCCAAGAGCGTGCTGCACCCGACCATCTTCCAGGCCACCGGCGAAAAGATGTCCGAGCACGGGACCAATATCAGCGTCGACGTCTCGATGCAGTGGAATGACGCCTTCAACGAGCAGGTGCTGTGCTTCACCAACAACATCCCGCAGCGCGACGGCGGCGCGCACCTGACCGGCCTGCGCGCGGCGATGACGCGTGTCATTAACAAGTACATCGAGGAAAACGATTTCGCGAAAAAGGCCAAGGTCGAAATTTCCGGCGATGACATGCGCGAAGGCCTGACCTGCGTGCTGTCGGTGAAGGTGCCCGAGCCGAAGTTCAGCTCGCAGACCAAGGACAAGCTGGTGTCCTCCGAAGTGCGCGGCCCGGTCGAAGACATTGTCGCCAAGACGCTGACCGACTATCTGATGGAAAAGCCGAACGACGCCAAGATCATCTGCGGCAAGATCGTCGAAGCCGCCCGCGCCCGCGAAGCCGCGCGCAAGGCACGCGAACTGACGCGCCGCAAAGGCATCATGGACGGCCTCGGTCTGTCCGCCAAGCTGGCCGACTGCCAGGAAAAAGATCCGGCGCTGTGCGAACTCTACATCGTCGAGGGTGACTCCGCGGGCGGCTCCGCCAAGCAGGGCCGCGACCGCAAGTTCCAGGCAATCCTGCCGCTGCGCGGCAAGGTCCTGAACGTCGAAAAGGCGCGCTTCGAAAAGATGCTGTCCAGCGAACAGATCACCACCCTGATCGCCACGCTCGGCACCTCCATCGGCCCGGACGAATTCAACGTCGAAAAACTGCGCTATCACCGCATCATCATCATGACCGATGCGGACGTCGACGGCGCCCACATCCGCACGCTGCTGCTGACGCTGCTGTATCGCCAGATGCCGCAACTGGTCGAGCGCGGCCACGTCTACATCGCGCAGCCGCCGCTGTACAAGGTCAAGCACGGCAGGGATGAGCGCTACCTGAAGGATAATGTCGAAGAGGCGCAATACATGATGCAGGTTGCGCTGCACGACGCCGCACTGGTCCCGGCAGAGGGCGCAGCACCGATCACCGACGATGCGCTGGCTGAGTTGGTGCGTCAGTACAACACCGCCAACGCCATCATCATGCGCCTGGCACGTGCGATGGACGAAGCCGCACTGTCGGCCATCATGACCGGCGTCACGCTCAACCTCGACACGGTCGCCGACGCCGAGACATCCGCTGCCGCCCTGACCAGGGCGATCAACGAGCCAGGCGTCGAAATCATCGTCAAGTCCGACGAACTGTCCGACAAGCACATGCTGCGCGTCCAGCGCCACCATTTCGGCAACCTGAAGGTCAGCGTGATGGATGCCGACTTCGTCGCCAGCCCCGACTACCAGATTCTTGCCAACGCCGCCGCCACCTTCAAGGGCCTGATCGGAGCAGGTGCGCTGGTGCGTCGCGGTCAGGGGGAGAAAGCCAAGGAAATCGCCATCCGCGACTTCCACGAAGCGATGAACTGGTTGCGCGACGAAGCCGAACGCGGCGTCTCCAAGCAGCGCTACAAAGGTCTGGGCGAAATGAACCCCGCACAGTTGTGGGAAACCACGATGGACCCGACCGTGCGGCGTTTGCTGAGAGTGCAGATCGAAGACGCGATCGCAGCGGACCAGATCTTCAGCACGCTGATGGGCGACGATGTGGAGCCGCGCCGGGCGTTCATTGAATTGAATGCGCTGCAGGCGGGGAATATTGACGTGTGATTCATGTCCTACAGTGGTTGTGACAAATATGAGCTCCTATGGGAGCTCATATTTTTTGGGCCGAATCTTGCTCTTGTGCAAAAATCAATATGTATAGGGAATCCGGTTTTCTATGCGTACACGTATAAATATGTATAGGAAAGAGTCGTTTCCTATACATATACATCCCGGAGTTCGGAGGGGCAATGACCAAAATATTTCCGCTTGACCAATTAAGCACCGAGCGTTTTGAAACCCCGGCCATTCTCAAAAAGCTTGCAACCGCCAGTCGAAAACTGGCTGAACTGAAAGGTGTGGCCGCCTCGATTCCCAACCAAGGCATTCTTATTACAGAGAAGTCAGTAATTTAGGTGACAGCATTGCGATCGCGTTCCCTTCCCTTCAAGGGGAGGGTTAGGGGTGACGCAGGGATTTCGAGGAGCATGCTCCTCGCCTGCGGAACAGCAGAGGCTTGCAAGCCTCTGTGCGCCCTGCAAGGGGGGATGGGTTAAATCCGCAGCGTAAAACCCATCCCCATCTCCGCCTTCCCCTTCCCCTTGAAGGGGAAGGAGTTGAAGCAATGCAGCCGTCGTCCAGATTCCCGACTGCTGAGTAATACCCTCGGCCTCCAAGAAGCGAAGGATAGGGCAGCACAAAAAACCAGCGCGTCATGTGCACGCTCTTGGGAATCGCTGGGCAAGGCCACTATCGCACCGATCCAAAAATCAGAAAATTGTTTCAATGACACAGACATCAAATAATCTCGCATCCGAATCCTGGGCCATCGCCGACTTGCTGCGCGGCGACTTCAGGCAAAGTCAATACGGCCGCATCATCTTGCCGTTCTGCCTGTTGCGCCGACTCGAATGCGTACTTGCACCCACCAAGGAAAAAGTGCTCGTCGAGTACGAAAAAATCCAGGGCATGAACCTGCCGGAAGAGGCGCAAGAAAAAATGCTGTTGCGCCCAACTGGCGATCTGAAGTTTTTCAACACCTCGAAAATGGATCTCGCCAAGCTGGGCGAAGTCGGCATCAAGGCCAATCTCGAAAGCTACATCCAAAGCTTCTCCAAAGACGCTCGCGAGATTTTCGAATATTTCAACTTCGCCGAATTCATCGGTCAGCTCAACGACGCCAACCTGCTCTACAAGGTCGTGCAAAAGGTTCGCACCATCGACCTCAGCCCCAAGGCCGTCTCCAACCACGACATGGGCCTGGTCTTTGAAGAACTGATACGGCGCTTTGCCGAAAGCTCGAATGACACGGCCGGTGAACATTTCACCCCGCGTGACATCGTGCGCCTGACTACGGCACTCGTGTTCATGGAAGACGACGAGGCGCTCACCAGGCCCGGCATCGTCCGCACCATCTACGACCCGACCGCAGGTACCGGCGGCTTCCTCTCATCCGGCATGGAATATGTGCACGAGCTGAACCCGCGGGCGAAGATGGTCGCCTTCGGCCAGGAGCTCAACCCCGAAAGCTACGCCATCTGCAAGGCAGACATGCTGATCAAGGGGCAGGAAGTCGGCAATATCAAGCTCGGCAACACGCTGTCCAACGATCAGCTTCATGGCATCAAGTTCAGCTACATGCTCTCCAATCCACCCTTCGGCGTGGACTGGAAAAAGATCGAGCAGGACATCGTCGCCGAGCACATGCAAAAGGGCTACGACGGCCGCTTCGGCCCCGG
The Noviherbaspirillum cavernae DNA segment above includes these coding regions:
- a CDS encoding Fic/DOC family N-terminal domain-containing protein gives rise to the protein MTKIFPLDQLSTERFETPAILKKLATASRKLAELKGVAASIPNQGILITEKSVI
- the dnaN gene encoding DNA polymerase III subunit beta, whose amino-acid sequence is MQLVKTQRDTLLRPLQIVSGIVERRHTLPILANILIRKEGEKVSFLSTDIEVQITTNAEVGSGGEVAATTVAARKLLDILRALPDTGDVSLSLVNKRMTVQSGKSRFALQTLAAEEFPTVAQAEHFNARVTLPQKTLKHLFNMVHFAMAQQDIRYYLNGLLLVVDGKNVIAVATDGHRLAFCQVETDQDFPRQEVIIPRKTILELQRLLEENDQPVQLEIANNQVKLSFADIELISKLVEGKFPDYTRVIPKGYKNGFTIDRLQLLHSLQRAAIMTSDKFKGVRWIISPGSLKISSTNADQEEAVEELEVDYGGDSVDIGFNVTYLLDVLNNLKGDNINIALGDANSSALITVPDNADFKYVVMPMRI
- the gyrB gene encoding DNA topoisomerase (ATP-hydrolyzing) subunit B, whose amino-acid sequence is MSAIPQENTTSAQQSQYGASSIQILEGLEAVRKRPGMYIGDTSDGTGLHHLVFEVLDNSIDEALAGYCSEIHVTIHADNSISITDNGRGIPTGIKWDDKHEPKRSAAEIVMTELHAGGKFDQNSYKVSGGLHGVGVSCVNALSKLLKLTIRRDGKVHAMEFAKGVVQNRELETQDGVAVSPIKVSGETDKRGTEVHFWADEEIFTHVEFHYDILAKRIRELSFLNNGVHIKLTDQRTGKEEDFAFEGGTRGFVEYINKAKSVLHPTIFQATGEKMSEHGTNISVDVSMQWNDAFNEQVLCFTNNIPQRDGGAHLTGLRAAMTRVINKYIEENDFAKKAKVEISGDDMREGLTCVLSVKVPEPKFSSQTKDKLVSSEVRGPVEDIVAKTLTDYLMEKPNDAKIICGKIVEAARAREAARKARELTRRKGIMDGLGLSAKLADCQEKDPALCELYIVEGDSAGGSAKQGRDRKFQAILPLRGKVLNVEKARFEKMLSSEQITTLIATLGTSIGPDEFNVEKLRYHRIIIMTDADVDGAHIRTLLLTLLYRQMPQLVERGHVYIAQPPLYKVKHGRDERYLKDNVEEAQYMMQVALHDAALVPAEGAAPITDDALAELVRQYNTANAIIMRLARAMDEAALSAIMTGVTLNLDTVADAETSAAALTRAINEPGVEIIVKSDELSDKHMLRVQRHHFGNLKVSVMDADFVASPDYQILANAAATFKGLIGAGALVRRGQGEKAKEIAIRDFHEAMNWLRDEAERGVSKQRYKGLGEMNPAQLWETTMDPTVRRLLRVQIEDAIAADQIFSTLMGDDVEPRRAFIELNALQAGNIDV